A genome region from Hypnocyclicus thermotrophus includes the following:
- a CDS encoding response regulator transcription factor — translation MIKILIVEDESIIRKGLIYTINWLEMGCIVIGDAENGEKGLEKINKLLPDVVITDIKMPRINGLEMIEKAKKKFDFETIIISSYSEFEYAKQAIHLEVFDYLLKPIDEEKLKKIIEKVKIKIKDKKIYNEIKEKIENKKENLEIININYYMYSNEQISKRILKMIEYIKENYNKKISIEDIADKLDCSSGYLSRKFREETGITFNNFVNKYKIQKSIELLNSGKYKVYEIADMLGFNNYKYFAQVFKNYMNCSPLKFINTQK, via the coding sequence ATGATTAAAATATTAATAGTAGAAGATGAATCTATAATTAGGAAAGGTTTAATTTACACAATTAATTGGTTAGAAATGGGGTGTATAGTAATTGGAGATGCAGAAAATGGTGAAAAAGGGTTAGAAAAAATAAATAAACTACTTCCTGATGTTGTAATTACAGATATAAAAATGCCTAGAATAAATGGATTGGAAATGATAGAAAAAGCAAAAAAAAAATTTGATTTTGAAACAATAATAATTTCGAGTTATTCAGAATTTGAATATGCAAAACAAGCTATACATCTTGAAGTTTTTGATTATTTATTAAAACCTATTGATGAAGAAAAGTTAAAAAAAATAATAGAAAAAGTAAAAATAAAAATCAAAGATAAAAAAATTTATAATGAAATAAAGGAGAAAATAGAAAATAAAAAAGAAAATTTAGAAATTATAAATATAAATTATTATATGTATTCAAATGAACAGATTTCAAAACGAATATTAAAAATGATAGAGTATATAAAAGAAAATTATAATAAAAAAATATCAATAGAAGATATTGCTGATAAATTGGATTGTAGCTCTGGTTATTTGAGTAGAAAGTTTAGAGAAGAAACGGGAATAACTTTTAATAATTTTGTTAATAAATATAAAATACAAAAATCAATAGAATTACTAAATAGTGGGAAATATAAAGTATATGAAATAGCAGATATGCTAGGTTTTAATAATTATAAATATTTTGCACAAGTTTTTAAAAATTATATGAATTGTTCGCCATTGAAATTTATAAATACACAAAAATAA